A stretch of the Lactuca sativa cultivar Salinas chromosome 9, Lsat_Salinas_v11, whole genome shotgun sequence genome encodes the following:
- the LOC111881238 gene encoding 26S proteasome regulatory subunit 4 homolog A, with protein sequence MGQGTPGGLNRQGLPGDRKNDGDKKEKKFEPAAPPARVGRKQRKQKGPEAAARLPTVTPHSKCRLRLLKLERIKDYLLMEEEFVANQERLKPQEEKTEEDRSKVDDLRGTPMSVGNLEELIDENHAIVSSSVGPEYYVGILSFVDKDQLEPGCAILMHNKVLSVVGLLQDDVDPMVSVMKVEKAPLESYADIGGLDAQIQEIKEAVELPLTHPELYEDIGIKPPKGVILYGEPGTGKTLLAKAVANSTSATFLRVVGSELIQKYLGEGPKLVRELFRVADDLSPSIVFIDEIDAVGTKRYDAHSGGEREIQRTMLELLNQLDGFDSRGDVKVILATNKIESLDPALLRPGRIDRKIEFPLPDTKTRRRIFQIHTSRMTLADDVNLEEFVMTKDEFSGADIKAICTEAGLLALRERRMKVTHGDFKKAKDKVMFKKKEGVPEGLYM encoded by the exons ATGGGTCAAGGAACTCCAGGCGGTTTAAACCGACAAGGCTTGCCAGGTGATCGCAAGAACGACGGCGACAAAAAGGAGAAGAAATTCGAACCGGCAGCGCCGCCTGCTCGAGTTGGCCGGAAACAACGTAAGCAGAAGGGACCTGAGGCAGCCGCTCGGTTACCGACGGTTACGCCACATTCAAAATGTAGGCTACGGCTCTTAAAGCTCGAGCGAATCAAAGATTATTTGTTAATGGAAGAGGAGTTCGTGGCCAATCAGGAAAGGTTGAAGCCTCAGGAAGAGAAGACTGAAGAAGACAGGTCTAAGGTTGATGATCTTCGTGGAACACCAATGAGCGTTGGTAATCTAGAGGAGCTTATTGATGAGAATCACGCCATCGTGTCATCGTCGGTCGGACCGGAGTATTACGTTGGTATTTTATCGTTTGTTGACAAGGATCAATTGGAGCCTGGATGTGCGATTTTGATGCACAATAAG GTTCTTTCTGTTGTTGGGCTCCTACAAGATGATGTTGACCCCATGGTGTCAGTGATGAAGGTTGAGAAGGCTCCTTTGGAATCATATGCTGATATTGGTGGATTAGATGCCCAGATACAAGAAATAAAAGAGGCAGTAGAGCTCCCATTGACTCACCCAGAACTATATGAAGACATTGGAATCAAACCTCCTAAAGGGGTTATATTGTATGGTGAGCCTGGAACAGGCAAGACTTTGCTTGCAAAG gcaGTGGCAAACTCCACGTCCGCAACTTTCTTACGTGTTGTTGGAAGCGAGTTGATTCAAAAGTACCTTGGAGAAGGTCCTAAATTGGTGAGAGAACTCTTCCGAGTTGCGGACGATCTCTCCCCATCTATCGTATTCatcgatgaaattgatgccgtTGGTACAAAAAG GTATGATGCACACTCTGGAGGGGAACGTGAAATCCAAAGGACAATGTTGGAATTATTGAACCAATTGGATGGTTTTGATTCAAGAGGTGATGTCAAAGTCATTTTGGCGACTAATAAAATCGAAAGCCTTGACCCGGCTTTGCTTAGGCCGGGTCGGATCGATCGAAAGATAGAGTTCCCCCTTCCCGACACTAAAACCAGGAGGCGAatttttcag ATACACACATCAAGAATGACTTTGGCGGATGATGTTAATTTGGAAGAATTTGTTATGACGAAAGATGAGTTCTCGGGGGCTGATATCAAGGCTATATGTACTGAGGCTGGATTACTTGCTTTAAGAGAACGTAGAATGAAG GTGACACATGGGGATTTTAAGAAGGCAAAGGATAAGGTTATGTTCAAGAAGAAAGAGGGTGTACCTGAAGGATTATATATGTGA